TACATTATACTTGTCTGAACGTAAGTTATGTATTGGTAAAAGTGGTACTTTTTGAGAATGTCGAATGTTGCGTTTACCAAGTCTGCTACTTTGCACAAGTTGTCTGACAACTGGTCAAAGGACTCCACTGTAAGTGCACCTGTTGGGCAGCGGCAGGCTCTGTCAACCAGTTTCTCCGTTTCTTTGAGCGCTCGCTGCTGGGCCACCTGGAAACCTTCAGGGGTGCTCAACTCTGGTATACCAAACAATCCCTGAGCAAAGGAAATGCATGCAGAAATTTAGTTATAAAGGTCAATGATAACTTTCTCGTCCGACCTAATGAGGGATGTAGCCTACTCGACAAATGGGGAAACCCAGGTCTACGTGTATGTGGGCTAGAGCATTGTTGCCTGGAACATGTTCCTGGTCAGCATTTTGAAACTCCGACTCCGTCTTGAGAGAGAACGTACCACGTTTTTCTGAGACACTTCGGATCTCCTCTGCTGTGCATTGAAAGCAGCTCCGACCGGGGACCACGTTGTGACATGTCGTGATAATGTCCTTGTGTTATTCCTCAGAATACTAACTAGGCTTTGACAAAccaacatttttcaaatatcaAATTGTGATGACCCAGGCTCTCATTGGGTTCTTATGGGTAAGATCTAACATTGTAGGCTATGCATAGCCTATGCAGTGCAAATATTATGCACGCTTGAGCTTGGTGCTGTTGTTCCCTTAGATAACTAGTTATGCTGAGAAGGTATGGCCTGTTACGCGTATTTAGTTATATACATTTAAGGTCCCATTCATTTCTACACTAAAGGTTGGCTAACGCAGGTCATTGAGTCGTGTTTACATCCACATAAAGGTATTATTTTGTTCCAGTCAGTACTTTCGCAAGTTCAACCTGGCTAACAACATTAAAGACAATACGGCTGAGTGTCacgataaaaaatatataacatagtcctaaaataaaacataaaccagtttattttattttagtcaCAAAAACATACAATGAGTTTGTACACAAGCAACGAAACTGCGGCCATTCTTTTACTTATATGACGTAGGCTGTCTCGGGAATGCCCCCAACACATGACGAAAAGTACAAAAGCTTACAAATATAGGCTCACTTTACAGCTGCAACGGTGTCATCGTAAATAAATGGACATATAAAGAAATTTTGTGAAAATTAGGGGTAGCAAGAACCCCCAAACCTGAACTAAACTGTGttataactttcttaaattggCTGAAGCAGTGGGGGTGCTGTCCTTGGTGCTGATGTTAGTGGATATCCGAGAGTGGTCTATAGGTGATCTAAACACATGCAAGTTTTTAGGGGAATTGTGTGACTTTACATGAACTAAAGTAGGCTAAGTATGGAAATGGTAAACGGATCTGATTGAAACAATGCTAGAGTTACCTACCACGTTCGGTAGGGTGTACCATTAATTATAGGCTGAGACAGTCAAGTTTTGTATTTTAAAATTTGTAGATACAATTTCTTTAATCAACAACTGAGTTAACACTATATTTCAGACTTTCACAAGAGGGTATATTCTGAGTTATGGGTAAGCACTCAGAAACCTTTGTAGATATAACACAATTcatgtatgacacacaatgagCAAACAAACAATTACaatattttattgttttgttcATACCAATCATTACACAGAGAAACATCTATAAACAAAGGAAAAACTGTACACTTGTACTTTATACCTAAAAACCCACATGAATATTGCTACTGCTGGTATGTGTATCTGACAGGTCAGGTGGATGTACAGTTTGTCTCATGGAATCTGAGGAACTCACGGTATGTTTCACACTGTTATGTACGTCATTATCTTGGCTAAAAACACatatagaatttttttttaaccatccTCATAATGTACCATTACACACTGCATatagaaagtttgaaaaccctTTTCACAGCAGCTATACAAATTTATTGCGATGCTATCACAGAACGGAGACAAAACTAATACACGCAATGCACAGGCCTGATATAGGGAGAACTCCAGTACTAGGGAATAGGTTTATTTTGCAGAATGGTTAAGAAAAAACTGCATGAGTACAAGATTTAACATATGGAACACAGCTTACAAACATTCTAAAACACTTTTTGTCCTCATTATaaacaataaaacaaatgtGTTTCCCCTTGAGTaattcctccccaccctctacaATACAGGTTACATATACCGTCCCTCATATAGCCTATGGAATGTTAGTCTCTCAGGCAAGCTCTCTCAGTTGTTTCAGACTCCTGTAAACGATGGGCTTGCATTGTTCTTAATGCAGCAACCTGTCCCTTCCCTCCCCAACATCGAAAATAAAACCATTGACATTTACAATGACCGTAATTGTTTTGGAGATGCAAAAAATGTGGGATGCGATGAAATCCCCCGTCTCCAAATGTACTTTTTGTTTcataaaaaaatgtgtttctacaaTCAAACTACTAAAAAACCTGCTTTTAGAAAATAGTTGATAAAAATATTCCCCTGAATTGTACAAGAAAAAGAGGTACAGGGAGCACTGATAAAAGATGTGGTTTGAGAGATGCTATtctgctgcctcctcctcttcttcttctttctgttCAGCTTCTTCCGTGGCTGGTGCCTAAAATGACAAACATCAATGACATTTCTGCAACAGTTTATGTGCCTTACCGTGACTATCTTGTGCAAGATCTGTGATTTGTATTGTCAAATTAACGTTTGAAAATAACTTTTAACACACATTTTTttcttgtaaaaaaataaaataaatacaattacaaACAAAAAACTGCAATCCCTGAAGCCCCTTACCTCTTCCTCGGCTTTGGCTTCTCCATTCTCAGCGGGAACGTCCTCATTCTTCTCCTCAGGCTTAGCTTTCTCTACCTCCTTTGCTTTTTTGGGCTTAGCAGGTGCCTTCTGCAAGTGCACATGTTTGAAAAGTTGAAACACGGATCTTGGCCTTTGATTTTCAACCATCTCTTAGGAGTAACTATTTTAATACATAGACTTATTTTACCTTTGGCTTTGGCTCTGCTTTTGTGGTTGTGGTCGTGGGTttctgtaataaaaaaaaacaaaacatgttttgttgACTTCCATCATATGATTGAGtatgaggagaaagaagaggaagtgCATTCTAAAGTAATCTTAGATGTTGGGAATATACTTACATTTACCAATCTCTCCGATCTCCTTTTGGGCTGCAAAATATTTCAAAAAGACATTTGGAAAGTTTAGTTATCAAGTGGACTGATGCTGACCTCTAGTGGAGGAGTAGTTGTATTGTATTGTAAGTTAAAGCTTCCTTGGTAACAACAAAGTAAAGTCTTCCCAGATGTAATGCAAATAATTCAATTTAATAACGGTTTTGATTATTTACCTCCGCTGCCTCAGCGTCATTGTTAGCCtgtgataataaaaaaaaaaaggattaatATAATTGTAAAACTACAGCATCTTAACAGTGGGTTTActgaagggggaggggccgtTTAAATGCCAATGGTCGCGTATAATGAATAGGCTACGTAACCCGAAAAATaccaagaaaattattttaagaaTTCATAAGTTGTTCCACAGATATCACTcatttacaacaacaaaaaagaatatGCTATTCCTTGATACAGTTTGCTGAAGTAATTTACACATTCGCCAATGATTAGATTATTACAAGCCCTCCCTGCTCGCTTTGAAGAGGAGGGGAACACCGACTCCGCCTCCTACCGACGCATTCGTTCGCTTGTAATACATGGGACTTGCCAGACTAGCTCCACACCGACCAGTGTGATATCTGTTCCCGCCATTCATTCGAATTTCGCACTCCGACACCCTCAGCGATTCTCCGAATGGTTACAGAATCGACTAGAATCCCCAGCAACAAGAGCGGCGCTGTGATGTCGTAGAATCGCCATTGCATAACCCCGAACTGGCACGAGCAAACAAAAACACGAAGAGGCACTCTAACGAAAGCACGGGATAATATTATGATTTAAATAAATGCAAATGTGTGCAGTTGTGCATTGACATGCATTAATTAAAATGTGTCTGAAAATGGCAATGGTTAGCCTATTGACAAATAAGTCGTCCGGTGTTCATCTTTCTCAAATGGGTGGCCATGACACCAACACTTCATGCCCTTTGAGAAGAGCCTTAGAATCAGTCTTGGTTCTCCGCCTACTATGCATTGGACATCAGTACTGTCCAGAAATTACATTGCATCTGGAATGGCTATTCCACATGTAGGTTTGTGCAGAAGGGCATTCTAAAAACTAAACTCATGAACATATACATGCGACGTTCTTTTCACTAAATGATCGCTGCCTCCAACTTTCTCTGCAGAAATGCCATCTCACGACGCGGCTACCTACGCCTCTTTGTCTGGTTACAAGCTAAAGTCTCATTTGTAAACAACCACGACACTGCCAGTGGAAAATAATCGCTTATAAAAATCCAATTGCCgtaaaacatgttttatatATTTTACATGTCATACTTATCAAAGTATAAAATCACTGCATGAACAAGAACCCGCCACTTCCCGGATCAAAACAGAGGGATACGTTTTAAACCGATACGTGCACAGAGCAGTGCAACAATGTTGCCATTGCGCGCAAACCAAAGTAGACCACATTATTGCTACATTTGAACATCTACAGCCTACGTGTcgcttaaatacagtatttcAGGAAATATTTGTTATAGGCTAAAGATGCATTAATTTAACGATCTTATTTTACTCACTTTGCTCCTTTTAGGCATGGCTGGCTTGCgtttgtataaaaaaaatagaGAAATGCAAAAGAGAGAAGCAAGAAAATACCGTTCAATGTTCAGTAAAAGATTCAAACAGTACGTTCTATTACGGCGTAGCAAGACGTTAATGTTCCATTGGAACAAAAACTAGCTCAAACCGGATTggattctccccctccctccctattcaTTTCATTATAGCCCCAACCTGATGGACAAGGCACTCTCCGCCCCTGGGTAGCCATTGATTGGTCTGAGGAGTCGTCAACACGTTTTCAAATCTTAGCGAGATACCTGTGTGGGTATTCTTACATGCCAATCAGATCTATATTTATTTGTCCTTTCAGTGCAACCTTTGGGTGTATGGGGAACCGGACCGACTCAATTATAATTTTGGGGAGATATTGTAACCTACTGCATCAAACCGTGTCCAATTGTTTGATGTAAACGACctgtttattattatatttgagAACTAAGATAACATCACACATCCAGCACAAAGTGCGACATAAACATGCTTTGAACACGCATttacaatacaaaaataatggACGTGGCATTAAAGACATAAACGAAAATAGTTAAAATGCCGGTTAAGAAAGGGGATGTGCTTCTCTAGTAGCAACGGCTGGTGTAAATAATCGGGGGAAAATGGCGACCGGGCATGTCTGGTTACTGGTTTTAGGATCTGTGATCTTGTGCAACCTCGTCAAAATAATGTTGCCGTCCATTTCCTCCCATGTGAGTAGTCTATATTTACACCGAGACGGTTAATGTAGCTCGTTGACCATTTAAATCCGTGACTGCTCAGTTGCAATGTCGGCCAGTCTTTTTTTAGGACATTATGTTCATTTTTCTGCTTGTGTGGGATTTACTCCAACGTCTCTCGGTTTTAACATATGTCAACTATTTATAGCAAAATGTCGATGTTGTACCATGTTTAGTGAGTATCGCACCCCTAACTAATGGACATTATATAGTCCGATTGTTGTAAATTGTACATAAATATTTAGCCCCAAAATCTAATTTAACCCACGGTTGAACGTTGCTGTTTTAAAAGGCAAGATAATCATGTCCAGGAAATAAATTCAAGATGAAGTCTGAAAGCCAGCCTATAAACACCATGGTTAGGATACCTAATGGACTAAGATTAGTGTATAGTGGAGGTTAACTGTCCATAGAAACAAAAGTTGAAAAAAAAATGCTGCCCTTGGGTCAATTACTATAGCATATATTAATCCCTCTTAATCTGCAAAGGATCCATTCTAATCCCTCTAGTCTCCTATATAAATCAATCCTTAACCTTCATGTTATGCATGTCACACCTCTGTGCTGTTCACTGTTACTTTCAACAAATATTTACTATAAAATGTTTTTCCTGTTCCTTTCTTATGTCAGTTATCCAGAGTGTTTCAGAAGAatgcagagcaggaggtggagatgagggCCAAGATTCAGGACATGAAGAAGGAGCTTTCATCGATCAGTATGATGGACGACTTTGCTAGGTACGCGCGACTCGAGCGCAAGATCAACAAGATGACCGACCAGTTGACAACGTTTGGTAAGACACACAGGTTTTTGTTGCCTAACCATGTTATTTCACAAAacaggtgtagctcagtggttgagcatttgactgcagagtttaatctccccccccccccccccacctactTTACTTTGGAtgcaagtgtctgctaaatgaatagatTGATGTTCTTTTCCTTCTGTGATGTTGTATACCCCACATCTCATGTGTTACATGGAATATCCTCTCCAGCAGACCCTTTAATGTCCTGAATAGTCATAAACAAGTGGACCAGCTTAGCCTTTATATTGCCTAATGCCACAGGGTGAAAGTGAGTCAGTCCAGACAGATTTGTATTCCGCTTGGGTAGTTGTGTCAAATTGCATAACTGTGTAAATATGTATCATCATGTCACCTGAGTCTGCCTTTCATATTCCTTAATGGTTTAAGTTACTgaaatatatttgtttgttgTGATTATTACTCCTCTCTCGTCAGGGTTTGTAGGTGGTAAAAGTCTGGCGTTAACATACACATCGCACCATCTGTCTGTGGGTCACTAGGCGGCAAATGtatgtgaaggaaggagggaagaagagaagaaaaaagtgGGATTTGTGGGCGGGCCTTAGATGACAGTGGTGCgttgacatggggggggggggggggggggggctaccgtTACAGCTGCAGCCTCTAGTCcacccctccttcactctctctctcactcttgtttctctctccctctctctctctctctccctctctctctctcgttgtttAATTTTCCCGCCCAGGCTCTTGGGCATTGACGGGACCATAAGGAGTAGGGAGTGGGGTCTCCATTTCAGGAAACACTCCATTCTTTACAAACTACCTACCCTGCCACAGTTTAGTCACTTATCCAAGTCCACACTCAGCTCACTGTTACACAAGACACTATGAAAAGCAGAACTCTAAAGGTccaagttgcatgttttttcaacACTTAGCATTAATGTTGAAATGTTACACGACACTGtgtgaaattgtgttttttaaAGTTGTTGCATTATAAGAGGTGCGGTGTGACTAAGTGAAAGGCGTATTCATGGAGTGGATTGGATGAAAGACCTCCCATAATATTCCTTTGTAGAGCACCAGGAGGATGAAGGAAAAGGTGACCTCCGACATGACACATTTCCTGTGGCTTGACCAAAGCTTCTTTGAGGAGGGGCAACTTttcccatctctctatccccactTTCTTAGCCAGCTGTCTTTCAGTCTCACCTGTTGGTCCTCCAGCACTACTGTGATAAACAGCCTTactgagtgtgtgggtgacagCCTAACACAAACATTACGCTGAAGTTGTCTTCTCCCTTTTGTTTACAGTGAAGTCCAGAACAGCACAGCAAGCAAAAACTAAAGGGGTGGTTAACGTTGTGTACTATCTACTACAGGTATGTGATGTCAAACTGAAATATACAGAACGTGTAGGAAGTCATTTGAATATTCATTCGACACACTACTTCCTCAATGAGGATCGTGAgaagggagtgggggagaggggtgggagtgtgactgtctcttgctctctctacaaTCCCTTGCTTTTTCTATTTCCCAGGCTGTGTTGATGATCTCCCTGATCTGGCACTACTGTGCTGACCCAGTGACTGTGCTCCCCAGTAAGTGGATTTCTCCTCTGGAGCGAATGGTGGCCTTCCCATCTGGAGTGGCAGGTAAGCCAGATTATTGCCTGCCTTGAGAGGGGCTGTATGAACCACCAGTGGCTCAGGGTCGACattcaaggacacacacacagtgacataaGTGTTTATGCTTAAAATGTTCGACGCTACACACTATTAGGCTGTAGCTATTTATGTGAAGGATTATCATTGGTAGAAATGTAATGTTGTCCACAACAGAATGGCAGTGCCTGGCCTGAGCTGAAAGGTATTTGAACCTATGAGGGTTTACAACATTATTACGTACACTACCAGATCCAGGgagtttttttgttccttttTAAAATCCCATTTTCCGTGATCTGGGTAAAAACAATTGGGGGATTAAATTGGTCTTAATTGATGTTCTCCATATTATTGACACCATATGTCTAtgataaaaacatttatttgtcTGAAATGTGATAGTGTTATTGTAATGGGGCTACTGTGGGAACCTCTACTCATGTGTTTCAGGTGGGGTTGGAGTCACCTGTTGGCTCGTTGTATGTAACAAGGTGGTCGCCATTGTGCTCCAAGCTGCGGGGCGATGAGCTGAGGACTCGGCACTTCCTGTGGATGAGCACTTCCTGTGGATGAGCACTTCCTGTGGATGAACTGGAGATGAGGGGCAACTTTGCCGTCTATTGTGACCAAATGATGCACTAAACAAATATTTGCAATTGTTCTCATGTATGCCATTTGATATGAAAGTGTgtaaataaagtattttcatacaTAGATGTCTATTTTGGATTTGATTTCCAATATCTTAAGTTTCACTAAGTAATTTTTTGTGTCTCTGGACTAAATGGAAGAAACCAGCAAGattgtgtgtgtcaccttgtGCCACCAACTATTTTTGCTGTGACTAAACTGAGCTTTTTTCAAGGAAGTTTGtagttttgtgtttgtgatgttATGGTTATGTACAGCGACCACATCCTCacgtcaattttttttta
This window of the Osmerus mordax isolate fOsmMor3 chromosome 19, fOsmMor3.pri, whole genome shotgun sequence genome carries:
- the hmgn1b gene encoding non-histone chromosomal protein HMG-like, with protein sequence MPKRSKANNDAEAAEPKRRSERLVNKPTTTTTKAEPKPKKAPAKPKKAKEVEKAKPEEKNEDVPAENGEAKAEEEAPATEEAEQKEEEEEEAAE
- the LOC136963291 gene encoding guided entry of tail-anchored proteins factor 1-like isoform X1, translating into MATGHVWLLVLGSVILCNLVKIMLPSISSHLSRVFQKNAEQEVEMRAKIQDMKKELSSISMMDDFARYARLERKINKMTDQLTTFVKSRTAQQAKTKGVVNVVYYLLQAVLMISLIWHYCADPVTVLPSKWISPLERMVAFPSGVAGGVGVTCWLVVCNKVVAIVLQAAGR
- the LOC136963291 gene encoding guided entry of tail-anchored proteins factor 1-like isoform X2, with amino-acid sequence MKSESQPINTMLSRVFQKNAEQEVEMRAKIQDMKKELSSISMMDDFARYARLERKINKMTDQLTTFVKSRTAQQAKTKGVVNVVYYLLQAVLMISLIWHYCADPVTVLPSKWISPLERMVAFPSGVAGGVGVTCWLVVCNKVVAIVLQAAGR
- the LOC136963291 gene encoding guided entry of tail-anchored proteins factor 1-like isoform X3; protein product: MRAKIQDMKKELSSISMMDDFARYARLERKINKMTDQLTTFVKSRTAQQAKTKGVVNVVYYLLQAVLMISLIWHYCADPVTVLPSKWISPLERMVAFPSGVAGGVGVTCWLVVCNKVVAIVLQAAGR